A window of Apium graveolens cultivar Ventura chromosome 8, ASM990537v1, whole genome shotgun sequence contains these coding sequences:
- the LOC141679765 gene encoding uncharacterized protein LOC141679765 encodes MDGENQNNNENQGNNDEGGNVFDQLAETLAVLVNQQPKPNIVSQFKRLNPPTFDGATDPAIVEMWIQEMEKAFGLLGSNEEQKVTLAVYQLQGSAYDWWLMEKRKNETTNLEENHEPYTWAKFKKALEDKYFPRTVRLQKERDFIRLQQGGRTVIEYEAEFAKLAKYASTLVADESSRARRLEEGLRSDIRNSVASFELQTYEAVLNKALVIERGLAESEKASGSWNKRRFTQTSGQSFQGGPLKKPHVYDNIGGQGDRETCTRCGKNHPDKVCRWNTGACFHCGEVGHKISNCPHNPPPPPRKEADNKMGKGRVFQLTGNDNYRN; translated from the coding sequence ATGGATGGAGAAAATCAGAACAACAATGAAAATCAGGGCAATAATGATGAAGGAGGAAACGTCTTTGACCAGCTGGCTGAAACTCTAGCTGTACTTGTGAATCAGCAACCGAAGCCCAACATCGTCTCTCAATTCAAGCGTTTGAACCCGCCAACTTTTGATGGAGCTACAGACCCGGCTATCGTTGAGATGTGGATCcaagagatggaaaaagctttcGGACTTCTGGGGAGCAATGAGGAACAGAAGGTGACCTTAGCTGTGTACCAATTGCAAGGAAGCGCTTACGACTGGTGGCTTATGGAAAAGAGGAAGAATGAGACGACAAATCTTGAAGAAAATCATGAACCGTACACTTGGGCAAAGTTCAAGAAGGCTTTAGAGGACAAGTACTTTCCGAGAACAGTTCGTCTGCAGAAAGAGAGGGACTTCATTCGACTTCAACAAGGTGGAAGAACCGTCATTGAATACGAAGCAGAATTTGCAAAGCTTGCGAAGTACGCGTCGACCCTAGTAGCAGATGAGAGCAGTCGAGCACGAAGATTAGAGGAGGGACTTCGAAGTGACATCAGGAATTCAGTGGCGTCGTTTGAACTTCAGACGTACGAGGCTGTCCTCAACAAGGCGTTAGTGATCGAAAGGGGCTTGGCAGAATCTGAAAAGGCGTCTGGCAGTTGGAATAAGAGGCGGTTCACTCAAACTAGTGGGCAATCTTTTCAAGGGGGACCACTCAAGAAGCCACACGTGTACGATAACATCGGGGGTCAAGGTGATCGAGAGACGTGTACCAGGTGCGGCAAGAATCATCCGGACAAAGTCTGTCGTTGGAATACAGGTGCTTGTTTTCATTGCGGAGAAGTAGGACATAAGATTTCGAATTGTCCGCACAATCCGCCACCGCCACCAAGGAAGGAAGCAGATAACAAGATGGGCAAAGGACGTGTGTTTCAGCTGACAGGAAATGACAACTATCGCAATTAA